One window from the genome of Castellaniella sp. MT123 encodes:
- the hisG gene encoding ATP phosphoribosyltransferase, giving the protein MAQAPLTLALSKGRIFEETLPLLAAAGVGVPENPETSRKLILPTDSDALRIIIVRASDVPTYVQYGAADFGIAGKDVLHEHMAQHPGGLYQPIDLNIARCRLCVAAPEGFDYQTAVRQGSRLRIATKYVRAAREHFAAKGVHVDIIKLYGSMELAPLVGLADAIVDLVSSGGTLRANKLVEVEEIRQISSRLIVNQAALKMQGPRLQPFLDAFAQASVRMA; this is encoded by the coding sequence ATGGCACAAGCCCCCCTTACCCTGGCTCTGTCCAAGGGACGCATCTTCGAAGAAACCCTGCCGCTGCTGGCCGCCGCCGGCGTGGGCGTGCCCGAAAACCCAGAGACCTCGCGCAAGCTGATCCTGCCGACCGACTCGGACGCCCTGCGCATCATCATCGTGCGCGCCTCGGACGTGCCCACCTACGTGCAGTATGGCGCAGCCGACTTCGGCATCGCCGGCAAGGATGTGCTGCACGAACACATGGCGCAGCATCCGGGCGGCCTGTATCAGCCCATCGACCTGAACATCGCCCGCTGCCGCCTGTGCGTGGCCGCCCCCGAAGGCTTCGATTACCAGACGGCCGTACGCCAGGGCTCGCGCCTGCGCATCGCCACGAAATACGTGCGCGCCGCCCGCGAACACTTCGCCGCCAAAGGCGTGCACGTGGACATCATCAAACTCTACGGCTCGATGGAACTCGCGCCGCTGGTCGGTCTGGCCGACGCCATCGTGGACCTGGTGTCCTCGGGCGGTACCCTGCGCGCCAATAAACTGGTCGAAGTCGAGGAAATCCGCCAGATTTCGTCACGCCTGATCGTCAACCAGGCCGCCCTGAAGATGCAGGGCCCACGCCTGCAACCCTTCCTGGATGCGTTCGCTCAGGCCTCCGTGCGGATGGCCTGA
- the hisD gene encoding histidinol dehydrogenase, giving the protein MPLINRLDTRSADFDSALTRLLAYDASQDESIESTVRDILHDVQTRGDAAVLDYTARFDRVQAGSLTALEIPRSDCQAALAGLPADRRAALEAAAERVRRYHEHQRAQTWTYTEPDGTMLGQQITPLDRVGLYVPGGKAAYPSSVLMNAIPAKVAGVPELIMVTPTPGGTRNPMVLAAAALGGVDRIFAIGGAQAVGALAYGTQTLPAVDKIVGPGNAYVAAAKRRVFGTVGIDMIAGPSEILIVADGSTPAEWLAVDLFSQAEHDELAQAILLCPDEAYLNAVRDAIERLLPQQPRADILRVSLANRGALIHTTGLEQACSLVNRIAPEHLELSVRDPQAILPLIRHAGAIFMGAYSSESLGDYCAGPNHVLPTARTARFSSPLGVYDFQKRSSLIQVSATGAQTLGRIAVTLATSEGLHAHAASAALRLNDPA; this is encoded by the coding sequence ATGCCGCTCATCAACCGCCTGGATACCCGTTCCGCTGATTTCGACTCGGCCCTGACCCGCCTGCTGGCCTACGACGCCTCGCAGGACGAATCCATCGAATCGACGGTGCGCGACATCCTGCACGACGTACAGACGCGCGGCGATGCGGCGGTGCTGGACTACACGGCCCGATTCGACCGCGTCCAGGCCGGCAGCCTGACCGCCCTGGAAATCCCGCGCAGCGACTGCCAGGCGGCGTTGGCCGGCCTGCCCGCCGACCGGCGCGCAGCCCTGGAAGCCGCGGCTGAACGGGTCCGACGCTACCATGAACACCAGCGCGCCCAGACCTGGACGTACACCGAACCCGACGGGACGATGCTCGGCCAGCAGATCACTCCGCTGGACCGCGTAGGCCTCTACGTCCCAGGCGGCAAGGCCGCCTACCCCTCGTCTGTCCTGATGAATGCCATTCCGGCAAAAGTCGCCGGCGTGCCGGAACTGATCATGGTCACGCCCACACCCGGGGGCACGCGCAACCCGATGGTGCTCGCCGCCGCCGCGCTGGGCGGTGTGGACCGCATCTTCGCCATCGGCGGCGCCCAGGCCGTGGGCGCGCTGGCCTACGGCACACAGACGCTACCGGCCGTGGACAAGATCGTCGGCCCGGGCAATGCCTACGTGGCAGCCGCCAAACGGCGGGTCTTCGGCACGGTGGGCATCGACATGATCGCCGGCCCCTCGGAAATCCTCATCGTGGCCGACGGCAGCACACCGGCGGAATGGCTCGCGGTGGATCTATTCTCCCAGGCCGAACACGACGAACTCGCCCAGGCCATCCTGCTGTGCCCGGACGAGGCCTACCTGAACGCGGTCCGGGACGCCATCGAACGGTTGCTGCCGCAGCAGCCGCGCGCCGACATTCTGCGCGTCAGTCTGGCCAATCGCGGCGCGCTGATCCATACGACCGGTCTGGAACAGGCCTGCTCCCTGGTCAACCGGATCGCCCCCGAACACCTGGAACTGTCCGTCCGCGACCCGCAGGCCATTCTGCCGCTGATTCGCCACGCCGGCGCGATCTTCATGGGCGCCTACAGCTCGGAATCCCTGGGCGACTATTGCGCCGGCCCCAACCATGTATTGCCCACCGCACGCACGGCGCGCTTTTCCTCGCCACTGGGCGTGTATGATTTCCAGAAGCGCAGCAGCCTGATCCAGGTTTCCGCGACAGGGGCGCAGACTCTGGGCCGCATCGCCGTCACCCTGGCCACCAGCGAAGGCCTGCATGCCCATGCCGCCAGCGCCGCCCTGCGCCTGAACGACCCGGCCTGA
- the hisB gene encoding imidazoleglycerol-phosphate dehydratase HisB, whose translation MRTATIERNTQETRIRVTINLDGTGARTLNTGVPFLDHMLDQIARHGLFDLDIRCDGDTHIDDHHSVEDVGITLGQAFAAAVGTKAGLRRYGHAYVPLDEALSRVVVDLSGRPGLFYHVDYVRARIGTFDVDLAREFFQGFVNHAQATVHIDNLRGENAHHQCETIFKAFGRALRMAAEVDPRAGGTIPSTKGAL comes from the coding sequence ATGCGCACTGCCACGATCGAACGCAACACGCAAGAAACCCGGATCCGCGTCACCATCAACCTGGACGGTACGGGGGCCCGCACCCTGAACACCGGCGTTCCGTTCCTGGACCACATGCTGGACCAGATCGCCCGCCATGGCTTGTTCGACCTGGACATCCGTTGTGACGGCGACACGCACATCGATGACCATCACAGCGTCGAGGACGTCGGCATCACCCTGGGCCAGGCCTTTGCCGCCGCCGTGGGCACCAAGGCGGGGCTGCGCCGTTATGGTCACGCCTACGTCCCGCTGGACGAGGCCCTCTCGCGCGTCGTGGTGGACCTGTCCGGCCGTCCCGGCCTGTTCTATCACGTGGACTATGTCCGGGCGCGCATCGGTACCTTCGACGTGGATCTGGCGCGCGAATTCTTCCAGGGCTTCGTGAACCATGCCCAGGCCACCGTCCACATCGACAACCTGCGCGGGGAAAACGCGCACCACCAGTGCGAAACCATCTTCAAGGCCTTTGGACGCGCGCTGCGCATGGCTGCGGAAGTCGATCCGCGCGCCGGCGGCACGATTCCGTCCACTAAAGGCGCCCTCTGA
- a CDS encoding imidazole glycerol phosphate synthase subunit HisH has translation MTRIAIVDYGMGNFHSVARALQAAAPDQDIRIARSAADILAADRIVFPGQGAMPDCMHTLDTSGLRDAVLRAAREKPLLGVCVGEQMLFDGSDEGDTPGLGLLAGRVRRFQGPAFDQPAATGSACADSPGTTAHDPVARPADTPPPRLKVPHMGWNAVTQTRAHPLWDGIAQDTPFYFVHSYYAEPGDAALTAATSRYGQPFCCAVATDNIFAVQFHPEKSAAPGLLMYRNFTRWQP, from the coding sequence GTGACACGCATCGCCATCGTCGACTACGGCATGGGTAATTTCCACTCCGTCGCGCGCGCCCTGCAGGCGGCCGCCCCGGACCAGGACATCCGTATCGCGCGCAGCGCCGCCGACATCCTGGCGGCCGACCGCATCGTGTTTCCCGGCCAGGGAGCCATGCCCGACTGCATGCACACGCTCGATACCTCGGGCCTGCGCGACGCCGTGCTGCGCGCCGCCCGCGAAAAGCCCCTGCTGGGCGTCTGCGTCGGCGAACAGATGCTGTTCGACGGCAGCGACGAAGGCGACACGCCCGGCCTTGGTCTGCTCGCGGGACGCGTGCGCCGCTTCCAGGGGCCAGCCTTCGACCAGCCTGCGGCAACCGGCTCCGCCTGCGCCGACAGCCCGGGCACCACGGCGCATGACCCTGTCGCCCGCCCGGCGGACACGCCGCCCCCTCGGTTGAAGGTCCCGCACATGGGCTGGAACGCCGTCACCCAGACCCGCGCGCATCCCCTCTGGGACGGCATCGCCCAGGACACGCCGTTCTACTTCGTTCACAGCTACTACGCCGAACCCGGCGACGCGGCGCTCACGGCGGCCACCAGCCGCTACGGGCAGCCCTTCTGCTGCGCCGTTGCCACCGACAATATTTTTGCCGTACAGTTTCACCCAGAAAAGAGCGCAGCGCCCGGCTTGCTGATGTATCGCAACTTCACCCGCTGGCAACCCTGA
- the hisA gene encoding 1-(5-phosphoribosyl)-5-[(5-phosphoribosylamino)methylideneamino]imidazole-4-carboxamide isomerase yields MLLIPAIDLKDGRCVRLRQGDLADATVFSEDPAAMAIQWASQGARRLHLVDLNGAVAGKPRNRAAIQAIVDATDDDLPIQIGGGIRDLDTVEYYLDNGISYVIIGTAAVKDPGFLSDACSAFPGHIIVGLDARDGKVATDGWSKLTRHDVVDLAHKFEDYGCESIIYTDIGRDGMLSGVNVEATVRLAQHVRIPVIASGGVASLDDIRALCAVANEGIEGAILGRSIYEGTLGFADAQALADSLSGSADDESDPADARAPGSDAESSDTPAPGRSA; encoded by the coding sequence ATGCTTCTGATCCCCGCCATCGACCTCAAAGACGGGCGCTGCGTGCGCCTGCGACAAGGCGACCTGGCTGACGCCACCGTCTTTTCCGAAGATCCCGCCGCCATGGCCATCCAATGGGCCAGCCAGGGCGCGCGCCGCCTGCATCTGGTGGACCTGAACGGCGCCGTCGCGGGCAAACCGCGCAACCGTGCGGCCATCCAGGCGATCGTCGATGCGACCGACGACGACCTGCCCATCCAGATCGGCGGCGGCATCCGCGACCTGGACACGGTCGAATACTATCTGGACAACGGCATCTCCTATGTCATCATCGGCACCGCCGCAGTCAAGGACCCCGGTTTCCTCAGCGATGCCTGCTCCGCCTTCCCCGGCCACATCATCGTAGGCCTGGACGCGCGCGACGGGAAGGTTGCCACCGACGGTTGGTCCAAGCTCACCCGTCACGACGTGGTGGATCTCGCCCACAAGTTCGAAGACTACGGCTGCGAATCGATCATCTACACCGATATCGGCCGCGACGGCATGCTCAGCGGTGTCAACGTCGAAGCCACCGTCCGCCTGGCGCAGCACGTCCGTATCCCGGTCATCGCCTCCGGCGGTGTAGCATCGCTGGACGACATCCGCGCCCTGTGCGCGGTTGCCAACGAAGGCATCGAAGGCGCCATCCTGGGCCGCAGCATCTACGAAGGCACGCTGGGCTTCGCGGATGCCCAGGCCCTGGCCGACTCGCTCAGCGGCTCGGCTGACGACGAATCCGATCCGGCCGATGCCCGCGCGCCCGGGTCCGATGCGGAATCCTCCGACACCCCGGCCCCAGGCCGCTCCGCATGA
- the hisF gene encoding imidazole glycerol phosphate synthase subunit HisF: protein MTASISHTGESGLCCRIIPCLDVNAGRVVKGVNFVNLTDAGDPVEIARRYDEQGADEITFLDITATSDDRGLILPIIEAVARQVFIPLTVGGGVRQVADIQRLLDAGADKVSINSAAVARPELVAEAARHHGSQCIVVAMDARRVSGAGEAPRWEIFTHGGRRGTGLDAVQWARRMADMGAGELLLTSMDRDGTKSGFDLELTRAVSDAVPVPVIASGGVGTLQHLADGITLGHASAVLAASIFHFGQHTLAEAKDFLAAQGIQVRRT from the coding sequence ATGACCGCCTCGATTTCCCACACAGGTGAATCAGGCCTGTGCTGTCGCATCATCCCCTGCCTGGACGTCAACGCAGGTCGGGTCGTCAAGGGCGTGAATTTCGTCAACCTGACCGATGCCGGCGACCCGGTAGAGATTGCCCGCCGCTACGACGAGCAGGGTGCCGATGAAATCACCTTCCTGGACATCACGGCGACGTCCGATGATCGCGGCCTGATCCTGCCGATCATCGAAGCCGTCGCCCGCCAGGTCTTCATCCCCCTGACGGTTGGCGGGGGCGTGCGCCAGGTCGCCGACATCCAGCGCCTGCTCGACGCGGGGGCCGACAAGGTCTCCATCAACAGCGCGGCCGTCGCCCGTCCGGAACTCGTGGCCGAGGCCGCTCGCCATCATGGTTCGCAGTGCATCGTCGTGGCAATGGATGCGCGGCGCGTCTCGGGCGCCGGCGAGGCCCCGCGCTGGGAGATCTTCACCCACGGGGGGCGGCGCGGCACCGGCCTGGACGCCGTCCAGTGGGCTCGCCGCATGGCGGACATGGGCGCCGGTGAATTACTGCTCACCAGCATGGACCGCGACGGCACCAAATCCGGCTTCGATCTGGAATTGACGCGCGCCGTCTCCGACGCGGTACCCGTCCCGGTCATCGCTTCGGGCGGTGTGGGCACCCTGCAGCATCTGGCCGATGGCATCACCCTGGGCCACGCCAGCGCGGTGCTGGCAGCCAGCATTTTCCATTTTGGCCAGCACACGCTAGCCGAGGCCAAGGATTTCCTGGCCGCCCAGGGCATTCAGGTACGGCGCACATGA
- the hisI gene encoding phosphoribosyl-AMP cyclohydrolase, producing the protein MPSARPAADATDPQAPPAWLSALHFDDQGLIPAIAQDAQTGKVLMMAWMNAESVQETVRTGRAVYFSRSRQRLWRKGEESGHVQQVHDLRLDCDGDVLLLRITQVGGIACHTGRERCFFRSLDRQAADPAWVTQDPVLKDPGDIYGAGATHP; encoded by the coding sequence ATGCCATCGGCCCGGCCGGCGGCGGACGCCACCGACCCGCAGGCGCCGCCTGCGTGGCTGTCGGCCCTGCACTTCGACGACCAGGGGCTGATCCCCGCGATCGCCCAGGATGCGCAGACCGGCAAGGTGCTGATGATGGCCTGGATGAACGCCGAATCGGTGCAGGAAACCGTGCGCACCGGGCGCGCCGTGTATTTTTCACGCTCCCGCCAGCGCCTTTGGCGCAAGGGCGAGGAATCCGGCCACGTCCAGCAGGTCCACGACCTTCGCCTGGACTGCGACGGCGACGTGCTGCTGCTGCGGATCACGCAGGTCGGCGGCATCGCCTGTCATACCGGGCGGGAACGCTGCTTCTTCCGCAGCCTGGATCGCCAGGCCGCCGATCCCGCCTGGGTCACCCAGGACCCTGTGCTGAAGGACCCAGGCGACATCTACGGCGCGGGCGCGACGCATCCCTGA
- a CDS encoding phosphoribosyl-ATP diphosphatase: MTSADTDPRQAAPGNSSTGDILARLADTLATRRPDHGGNPETSYTARLLARGPDAFLKKIGEEATELVMAAKDGQRDRIVAETADLWFHCLVALTHFDLRPEDVLAELARREGLSGLEEKASRPKH, from the coding sequence ATGACTTCCGCAGACACCGACCCCCGGCAGGCAGCCCCAGGAAATTCTTCCACCGGAGACATTCTGGCCCGGCTGGCCGACACCCTTGCGACCCGCCGCCCAGACCATGGCGGCAATCCAGAGACCTCCTACACAGCCCGTCTGCTGGCTCGCGGGCCGGATGCCTTCCTGAAGAAGATCGGCGAGGAAGCCACCGAACTGGTGATGGCGGCCAAGGACGGCCAACGAGACCGTATCGTGGCGGAAACCGCCGATCTCTGGTTCCACTGTCTGGTGGCCCTGACGCATTTCGATCTGCGGCCCGAGGACGTACTGGCCGAGCTTGCCCGCCGTGAAGGGCTGTCCGGGCTGGAAGAAAAGGCCTCCCGACCGAAGCACTGA
- a CDS encoding histidine triad nucleotide-binding protein, producing MSHDCLFCKIARHEIPARIVHEDDEFLAFHDINPAAPVHLLLMPKHHVASLAAVGSTDDAWLARMLLLVPKLAFANGCNPLPDGGFRLVANAGTEGGQEIDHLHFHILGGARPWSKRAAPAA from the coding sequence ATGAGCCACGATTGTCTGTTCTGTAAAATCGCCCGGCACGAAATCCCTGCCCGCATCGTGCACGAAGACGACGAATTCCTCGCCTTCCACGACATCAACCCGGCAGCTCCCGTGCACCTTCTGCTGATGCCCAAGCATCACGTGGCGTCGCTGGCAGCCGTCGGGTCCACCGATGACGCCTGGCTGGCCCGGATGCTGCTGCTGGTCCCGAAGCTCGCCTTTGCCAACGGCTGCAATCCGCTGCCCGACGGCGGGTTCCGGCTGGTGGCCAATGCCGGCACCGAAGGCGGCCAGGAAATCGACCACCTGCACTTTCACATTCTGGGCGGCGCACGCCCCTGGTCAAAACGCGCGGCACCCGCCGCCTAA
- the tatA gene encoding Sec-independent protein translocase subunit TatA — MGSFSIWHWLIVLVIVALIFGTKKLRNMGEDLGGAVKGFKKGMKDAQDEAAESKPAVTQKVQDSNTVDVQAREKTDA, encoded by the coding sequence ATGGGTAGCTTCAGCATCTGGCACTGGCTGATCGTATTGGTCATCGTGGCGCTGATCTTCGGCACGAAGAAACTGCGCAACATGGGCGAAGACCTTGGCGGTGCCGTCAAAGGCTTCAAAAAAGGCATGAAGGACGCACAAGACGAGGCGGCCGAATCCAAGCCGGCCGTCACGCAGAAAGTCCAGGATTCCAACACGGTGGATGTCCAGGCACGCGAGAAGACCGACGCCTGA